From a single Mycosarcoma maydis chromosome 2, whole genome shotgun sequence genomic region:
- a CDS encoding DNA replication protein PSF2 (related to PSF2 - part of GINS, replication multiprotein complex) produces MSTLIASSSVVPGSVACTSLCVSSYTRGCSATDLDLATSSLSSTCVTIVPLTSVDRVRLLSGIYGPFRPPKPSVVPLWVAIHLKKRKKAVIVSPLWLTIDSLTDTLKYETTQANFSPLPPYWIGISHLLLTHAADDLPHSNRIRSLLKDILDARQSKIISGVSMLNSVHLQMSNISTHEIAQLRGFFTTAFSHLKALRTTSEVEAESKLQSQLDARNTWLLQPPLPDSFHHHPLHPAHSISSFPNHIPSTTPNPIHSSATTPSRLPRQSNLSDSRHHSASIPHSDSPTLIHPPRFAVDENDND; encoded by the coding sequence ATGTCGACATTGATagcatcgtcgtctgtCGTGCCGGGCAGTGTCGCGTGTACGAGTTTGTGCGTGTCCTCCTACACACGCGGATGTAGCGCCACGGACTTGGATCTGGCCACGagctcgctctcgtctACGTGTGTGACGATTGTTCCTCTTACCTCGGTGGACCGTGTGCGACTGCTCTCTGGAATCTACGGCCCGTTTCGACCACCCAAGCCGAGCGTTGTGCCGCTATGGGTGGCGATTCACCTCAAGAAACGCAAAAAAGCGGTTATCGTCAGCCCGCTCTGGCTCAccatcgactcgctcacCGATACACTCAAGTACGAAACGACACAAGCCAACTTCTCCCCCCTACCACCCTACTGGATCGGCATCTCGCACTTGCTACTCACCCACGCCGCTGACGATCTCCCCCACTCAAACCGCATCCGATCGCTGCTCAAAGATATCCTCGATGCTCGTCAGAGCAAGATCATCTCAGGTGTATCCATGCTCAACTCGGTGCATTTACAAATGTCCAATATCTCAACACACGAAATCGCCCAACTCAGAGGCTTTTTCACTACCGCCTTTTCGCATCTCAAAGCCTTAAGAACCACCTCCGAGGTAGAAGCAGAGTCGAAACTCCAGTCGCAACTCGACGCTCGCAATACATGGCTGCTGCAACCCCCCCTCCCAGACTCGTTCCACCATCACCCCCTTCACCCTGCACATTCCATCTCCTCCTTCCCAAATCACATCCCCTCCACCACTCCTAACCCCATACATTCATCAGCTACCACCCCATCTCGCCTCCCCCGACAATCCAACTTGTCCGATTCACGCCACCACTCTGCCTCCATCCCCCACTCGGATTCTCCCACCTTGATTCACCCACCCAGGTTCGCAGTCGACGAAAACGACAACGACTAG